The Aeromicrobium yanjiei DNA segment CAGATGACCAAGCTCAAGAAGCTCCTCAAGGACGCCGACGAGCTCGTCCTGGCAACAGATGAGGACCGCGAGGGCGAGGCCATCGCATGGCACCTCTACGACGAGCTGAAGCCGAAGGTGCCGGTCAAGCGCATCGTCTTCAACGAGATCACCAAGGACGCGATCCAGTACGCGATCGCCCACCCCCGCGACATCGACATGGACCTCGTCGACGCGCAGGAGGCCCGCCGCATCCTCGACCGCCTCTACGGCTACGAGGTCAGCCCCGTGCTGTGGAAGAAGGTCATGAGCGGCCTGTCCGCGGGCCGCGTCCAGTCGGTCGCGACGCGCCTGGTGGTCGAGCGCGAGCGTGAGCGGATGGCCTTCCACGTCGCGTCCTACTGGGACCTCGAGGCGACGTTCGACGCCGGCGAGGGCTTCGACCCGCAGCGGTTCCCGGCCAAGCTGTTCAGCCTCGACGGCAAGCGCATCGCCTCGGGCGGCAACTTCGACAACACCGGCGCGCTGACGTCCGACAAGGTCGCCCACCTCGACGAGGCCCAGGCCGGTGCCCTGGCCGACGCGCTCGCCGACCAGGCGTTCACCGTTCGCTCGGTCGAGGAGAAGCCCTACACGCGCCGCCCCTACGCGCCGTTCCGCACGACGACCCTGCAGCAGGAGGCGTCGCGCAAGTTCGGGTTCGGGGCCGCCCGCACGATGCAGGTCGCCCAGCGGCTGTACGAGAACGGGCACATCACCTACATGCGCACCGACTCCACGACGCTGTCGCAGACTGCGCTCGACGGTGCCCGCGCCCAGGTGCTCGAGCTGTACGGCAAGGAGTACCTCCCGGAGAAGCCACGGGTCTACGCCAGCAAGGTCAAGAACGCGCAGGAGGCGCACGAGGCGATCCGGCCCGCCGGCGAGTCGTTTAAGACGCCCAAGCAGACCGGCCTCAGCGGCGACGAGCTGCGGCTCTACGAGCTCATCTGGAAGCGCACGATCGCCTCGCAGATGAACGACGCCAAGGGCAACTCGGTCTCGATCCGCATCGGTGCGACCGCCACGACCGGCGAGGACGTCGTCTTCAGCTCGTCGGGCCGCACGATCACGTTCTACGGCTTCCTCAAGGCGTACGTCGAGTCCAACGACGACGCGGAGGCCGAGGGCGACGACCAGCAGACCAAGCTGCCGAACCTGTCGCAGGGCCAGACGGTCACCGCCGCCGAGCTCGGCAAGGCCGGCCACGAGACCAAGCCCCCGTCCCGCTTCACCGAGGCCTCGCTCATCAGCGAGCTGGAGACCCGCGAGATCGGTCGCCCGTCGACGTACGCGTCGATCGTCGGCACGATCCAGAACCGTGGCTACGTCTACAAGAAGGGCACCGCCCTGGTGCCGGCGTGGATCGCGTTCTCGGTCATCCGGCTCCTGGAGCAGCACTTCCCGCGACTCATCGACTACAACTTCACCGCCGAGCTCGAGGACGTCCTCGACGAGGTCGCCAACGGTCGCGAGGACCGGCTCAACGTCCTCACCGGCTTCTGGACCGGTTCGGGGGAGGGCAACACGGGCCTCAAGCGCCTGATCGAGAACCTGCCCGACATCGACGCGCGTGGCCTGGCCACGTTCCCGATCGGCGAGGACATCGACCTGCGGGTCGGCCGCTACGGACCGTACGTCGAGGGGCCGCCGTACACCGAGGACGCCGAGGGCAAGAAGGTCCCGACGCGCGCCAACGTGCCCGACGACCTGCCGCCGGACGAGCTGACCCTCGACAAGGCCAAGGAGCTGCTGTCCTCGCCCACGGGCGTGGAGAAGGAGCTGGGCAAGCACCCCGAGACCGGTCTGATGATCACGGCCAAGAACGGCCGCTACGGGCCCTACGTCACCGAGGCGCTGCCGGACGACGCCAAGAAGGCCGACAAGCCGCGCACCGCGAGCCTGTTCAAGAGCATGGATCTCGACACCGTCACGCTCGAGCAGGCCGTGCAGCTGCTCACCCTGCCGCGCGTGGTCTACGTCGACGAGGACGGCACCGAGGTCACGGCCCAGAACGGCCGCTACGGTCCCTACCTCAAGAAGGGCACCGACTCCCGGTCGTTGGAGCGCGAGGAGCAGCTCCTGACGATCACCGAGGACGAGGTCCGGGCGATCTACGCGCAGCCCAAGACGTACGGGCGCAAGGCGGCGGCCGCACCGCTCAAGGAGCTCGGCAACGACCCCGTCAGCGGCGCACCCGTCGTCGCGAAGGACGGCCGCTTCGGCATGTACGTGACCGACGGCGAGTACAACGCGACCCTGCGCAAGGACGACTCGCTGGAGACGCTGACGCCTGAGCGGGCGTACGAGCTGCTGGCCGAGCGTCGGGCCAAGGGGCCGGCCAAGAAGGGCGGCAAGAAGACCGCCAAGAAGGCCACGAAGAAGACGGCGGCGAAGAAGACGACCAAGAAGCCGGCTGCGAAGAAGACCACGGCCAAGAAGACGACGACCAAGAAGGCCTGACCGGTCGGGGGTCCTCCGCCTTACAGTGGGGGCGGGCGTCTGTCCCTGACCGGAGGACCGTCGTGAGGATCCTGTCGCGTGCACTTCTCGTGCTGGGCTCGGTCGCGCTCCTGGTCGGCCTCGTGGCCGGGGTCGTCAACCGCCAGGTGCTGGACGGCGGCCGGTTCGCCGGGCACGTCGACGCTGTCCGGGAGGACCCGCAGGTGGCCCGCCAGGTCGGCCTCCTCGTCACCGAGCGCATCCTGGCGCAGGAGCCGGACCTCACGGGTCTGCGGCCGCTGCTGGAGTCCGCGTCCGCAGCGCTCGTCGCCAGTCCCGCGCTCGGGCCCGTCGTACGCGGCACGGTGGCCCCGCTGCACGACGCCCTGACGTCCGACGACGACGGCCAGGTCATCCTGCGGCTCGCCGACGTCGGCGCGCTGCTGGTCGCAGCGATCACGACCCTCGTACCGCAGACCGAGGCGGCGATCCCGTCCGACCTGGACGTGACGCTCGCGTCGATCGGTGCGCAGGAGTTCACCGGCGACCTCATCGGGGCGGCCGACGACGTGGCCATGCTCGCCGAGGTGCTGCCCGTCCTGGGGCTGTTGATGCTCGTGGCGGCGGGGGCGCTCGACCGGCGCGGGTGGCGCGGGGCGGTCCGGGCGACAGGGACCGGCGCGCTGGGCGCCGCGGGCGCCCTGGTGGTCCTGCTGCTGGTCGCGAGCTGGTGGGCGTCGCGGCTCGAGGACGACTCGATCCGCGATGCGCTGGTCGGCGCGGCCTGGCGTGAGCTCGACGGCTCGTTCTGGGCCGTGGCGGGGGTGGTCGCCGCGGCCGGACTGCTGATGCGGGTGGTGGCGAGCCCTGGCCTCGACCTCGATCCGGCGACGCTCGCCTCACGGGGGTGGCGGACGCTCTCCGTCGCCGGCACGACGCCCCGGACGGAGCTGTTCCGCGGCGGGGCCCTGGTGCTGGTCGGCGGGCTCACCGTGATGCGCCCCCTGCTGGTGCTCTCGCTCGTGGGAGGCATCGCCGGAGTCGTGCTGGTGCTGATCGGCGTCCGGTCGCTGCTGCGGGTCGGCGTCGCCTGGTGGGTCGCGCGACGCCCCGACCGGGTCCGGCGGGACCGTGAGCGTCTCGTCGCCCGGGCCGGACCGATCGCCGCGCTCGCAGGCGCGGTGGCGCTCGTCGCGGCGTTCGTGGTGGGTGCGTGGCCGGCAGGTCGCGACCTCCCGGCGTTCTCGGCCACGGACGGCACGGCCTGCAACGGCCACCGCGAGCTCTGCGACCGCAGGTTCGACGAGGTCTCCTACGCCGGCACCCACAACTCGATGGCCGCGGCCGACCAACCCGGATGGTTCCTGGCCGAGCAGCCCTACGGCATCCTGCGTCAGCTCGACGACGGCATCCGGGTGCTGTTGATCGACAGCT contains these protein-coding regions:
- the topA gene encoding type I DNA topoisomerase is translated as MTSLVIVESPNKVRSIAGYLGDGYVVDASVGHIRDLPRGADEVPAAFKGESWARLGVNIDSAFEPIYVVSADKKSQMTKLKKLLKDADELVLATDEDREGEAIAWHLYDELKPKVPVKRIVFNEITKDAIQYAIAHPRDIDMDLVDAQEARRILDRLYGYEVSPVLWKKVMSGLSAGRVQSVATRLVVERERERMAFHVASYWDLEATFDAGEGFDPQRFPAKLFSLDGKRIASGGNFDNTGALTSDKVAHLDEAQAGALADALADQAFTVRSVEEKPYTRRPYAPFRTTTLQQEASRKFGFGAARTMQVAQRLYENGHITYMRTDSTTLSQTALDGARAQVLELYGKEYLPEKPRVYASKVKNAQEAHEAIRPAGESFKTPKQTGLSGDELRLYELIWKRTIASQMNDAKGNSVSIRIGATATTGEDVVFSSSGRTITFYGFLKAYVESNDDAEAEGDDQQTKLPNLSQGQTVTAAELGKAGHETKPPSRFTEASLISELETREIGRPSTYASIVGTIQNRGYVYKKGTALVPAWIAFSVIRLLEQHFPRLIDYNFTAELEDVLDEVANGREDRLNVLTGFWTGSGEGNTGLKRLIENLPDIDARGLATFPIGEDIDLRVGRYGPYVEGPPYTEDAEGKKVPTRANVPDDLPPDELTLDKAKELLSSPTGVEKELGKHPETGLMITAKNGRYGPYVTEALPDDAKKADKPRTASLFKSMDLDTVTLEQAVQLLTLPRVVYVDEDGTEVTAQNGRYGPYLKKGTDSRSLEREEQLLTITEDEVRAIYAQPKTYGRKAAAAPLKELGNDPVSGAPVVAKDGRFGMYVTDGEYNATLRKDDSLETLTPERAYELLAERRAKGPAKKGGKKTAKKATKKTAAKKTTKKPAAKKTTAKKTTTKKA